A segment of the Fusobacterium sp. SYSU M8D902 genome:
TTTAGTAGCTTCAACATATGTTTCTAACGGATATTTTCTATTAATTTTTTTAGCTACATCTTCATTTATAGTCTGTAGCCCTAGTTCTATCCAAATAAAATGCTTCTTATTTAATTCATCCAAAAGATTTAGAACATCTTCTCCTAAACAATCAGGTCTTGTTCCTATGGCAAGTCCTATTACTCTAGGGTGTGACAAGGCTTTTGTATATATCTCTCTCAAATACTCCACATCTGCATATGTATTAGTAAAATTTTGAAAATAAGCTATTACTTCTCCATCGGGAAATTTTTTCTCTATGAGTTTTAATTGATCCTCTATTTGATTATAGATATCATCTCCTCTTTTTCCAGCAAACTCTCCACTACCTCTTTCACTACAAAAGATACAGCCTCTTTTACTTAAAGTCCCATCTCTATTTGGACAAGTAAATCCACCATCTAAAGATACTTTATAAATTTTTTTCCCAAAAGTTGTTTTAAAATAATCATTTAATGTATTATATCTTTTCATCTATTAATCCTTCTATTTTTTATTATATTATACCATAAAAATCCATATTTAATTCTCTATATTTATTGTAATTTTTCCATTTCTATATATTGGGACAATATCATACTTATCTGTAGAAAGACAATATTTCAAATCCTCTATAAATCCTAATTTTTTTAGATATTCATAGTGTTTTGTTCCCTCTAATGTATCACAAACGTCTTTTGAATTCTCAGCTATTTTTCTCAAAGCTATTGCCATATCAGAAAGTTCAACCTTCTTGACTTTCTCAACTCTTTTAACTATCTCTCCAGCACACAAGGTATCATCTAAGGAGAAATTATCATCTGTTCCTGAACAAATTATGACTACATCCTTTTCATCTTTTATAATCTGTTTAACAACACCCTCTATATTTAAAAAAGCAGCAATATATACTCTCTCTGCTCCAATACAACTTTCGATTGCCCTCGTTCCATTACTAGTAGTCATATACATATTCCTATCCTCTATCAGTTC
Coding sequences within it:
- a CDS encoding 2-phosphosulfolactate phosphatase; translation: MRIDIIDTAGNVTFDKIKGKTVIIIDVLRATSVMITALANGVKGIYPYRDIESVLENSKLDINPLLCGERKGLKIDGFHCGNSPLEYKRELIEDRNMYMTTSNGTRAIESCIGAERVYIAAFLNIEGVVKQIIKDEKDVVIICSGTDDNFSLDDTLCAGEIVKRVEKVKKVELSDMAIALRKIAENSKDVCDTLEGTKHYEYLKKLGFIEDLKYCLSTDKYDIVPIYRNGKITINIEN
- a CDS encoding TIGR01212 family radical SAM protein (This family includes YhcC from E. coli K-12, an uncharacterized radical SAM protein.), whose translation is MKRYNTLNDYFKTTFGKKIYKVSLDGGFTCPNRDGTLSKRGCIFCSERGSGEFAGKRGDDIYNQIEDQLKLIEKKFPDGEVIAYFQNFTNTYADVEYLREIYTKALSHPRVIGLAIGTRPDCLGEDVLNLLDELNKKHFIWIELGLQTINEDVAKKINRKYPLETYVEATKELNKRNIKFVTHIIVGLPYENEDDPLNTAIFAEKCGTWGVKIHLLHVIKNTMLEEIYNRNELKLQKKDEYVKKIVKILANLSYNIVIHRVTGDGDRNNLIGPLWSLNKRDVLNSIDKLMKEEDVVQGKYKIERG